The Pedococcus dokdonensis region ACCCGCACCCCCTGGCAGCGGTTCGACCTCACCGACGGCACCGGCGTCATCGACCTGCGGAACTCTCCGACCTTCCTCACCCGGGTGAAGGTCGGCGAGTACGACGGGCAGGCGACCGGCCTCGTCGACGGGGTGGGCGCGACGACCCAGCCGGCCATCTGCCTCGACCTGTGCAAGGACTTCGACGAGCGCTTCGTCGCGGCCACGACCTCCGGGGTCGCGCAGCAGCTCGGCGTCTCCGCCGACCAGGTCTCGACCACGCTCGTCTACTCGGGTCCGGCGGACGCCGTGGTCGCCGGTGCCGCTGGCGTCACCGATGCGACGGACGGAACGCTGCGGCTCGTCGTCGCCGACAGCCGGGTGGGTGATGCCCTGCTGCGCAGCGCACTGCTCGTGCACTCCGCGAAGGACGGCGCCGAGACCCAGGAGCTGCTCACCTCGGTGCCGCTGGACACCCGGGAGGGCCAGCCCGCTCCCTTTGTGCTGAAGGGGCTCCTGCCCGACGCAAAGCAGCTTCGCTACCAGGTCTTCGCTCCGGGGGCTGCCCAGGTGCAGCTCGTCTCGGACGTGCCGAGCATCTACCCGGACTCGGCCAAGGTCACCGTCACCCGCGACAGCGCGATCCTGACCACGCAGGGGCCGAGCGACGTCGAGTCGCCCTACCGGGTGGCGACCTACGACGCCTCGGGAGCGCTGACCGGCACCTGGCCGCTGGAGCCGCCGAGTCGCAACGACCCCTTCGACACCCAGCCGTGACAGCCGGTGACGCGGGTCAGCGGCCCTGGCTGGCGACCGCTGCAGCGGCCTCGGCGGCGGCCACCGGGTCGAGGTACTGAGCGGGCTCGGTCGGCAAGAAGTCGTCGCCGAGGGTGTAGACCAGCGGCTGGCCGGTCGGGATGTTGAGCGCGGCGATGTCCTCGTCGCTGATGCCGTCGAGGTGCTTGACCAGCGCGCGCAGGCTGTTGCCGTGGGCGGTGACGAGCACCGTCTCACCGGCCCGCAGGTCGTCCTGGATGGCGCCCTCCCAGTAGGGCATCATCCGGGCGATGACGTCCTTGAGGCACTCGGTGCGCGGCACCTCGATGCCGGCGTAGCGCGGGTCGTCGCTCTGGTCGAACTCCGAGCCGACCTCGATCGGCGGCGGCGGGGTGTCGAACGAGCGTCGCCACAGCATGAACTGCTCGTCGCCGTACTTGTCTCGGGTCGCGGCCTTGTCGAGGCCCTGGAGGGCGCCGTAGTGCCGCTCGTTGAGCCGCCAGTCGCGCCGCACCGGGATCCAGTGCCGGTCGGCGGCATCCAGCGCCAGGTTGGCGGTCGTGATCGCGCGCCGCAGCACCGAGGTGTGCACGACCGTCGGCAGGACTCCCTTGTCCTTCAACAGCCGTCCGCCGTTGACCGCCTCGGCCCGACCCTGGTCGTTGAGGTCGACGTCGACCCAGCCGGTGAAGAGGTTCTTGGCGTTCCAGTCGGAGTGCCCGTGGCGCAGCAGGATCAGCGTGTATGCCATGCCGCCAGCCTAGCGAGCGCGCCAGCACCGTCCGAGCCGGTGGCCACGCCTCAGGACTCGGCCGGCCCGGGGTCGCCGTCGCGCTGCAGGATCGGGCGGAACGC contains the following coding sequences:
- a CDS encoding phosphoglyceromutase, coding for MAYTLILLRHGHSDWNAKNLFTGWVDVDLNDQGRAEAVNGGRLLKDKGVLPTVVHTSVLRRAITTANLALDAADRHWIPVRRDWRLNERHYGALQGLDKAATRDKYGDEQFMLWRRSFDTPPPPIEVGSEFDQSDDPRYAGIEVPRTECLKDVIARMMPYWEGAIQDDLRAGETVLVTAHGNSLRALVKHLDGISDEDIAALNIPTGQPLVYTLGDDFLPTEPAQYLDPVAAAEAAAAVASQGR